In Candidatus Contubernalis alkalaceticus, the following proteins share a genomic window:
- a CDS encoding trimethylamine methyltransferase family protein produces MNLLHLDVLTHSKVETIHQATLNVLYNTGLKVAGIEALELFADAGAVVEKIGEDNIVKLPPQLVEDCIKWAPRNVVYQGRIPLLDYQGECGKLSFTTFGECIGIIDLKSGQFRKSLKQDCQETALICDYFEDIRVFSHIVNPSDTPSVSQSLQSAQAIFSNTPKHAFIDARSVDSLKFISKMAEACLQLPEHSDIRKIFTATICPLSPLVLNKSYCEIIIESARQGIGILIIPMPMAGATSSVTLGGTLVVSNAEALGSVVLAQLTVKGTPCTYGSAATIMDLTFVDASLGAPEFSLLSGAAASMAKFYELPSYICSGLTDSKLPDAQTGYEFGYSAMLCGLSQADFISGLGVLEQGLTFDYAKLLMDVETTRYISKIRGGIDTFPESIALDVISEIGPAGEYLSHMHTYKNRHCQSKVLNYDRRKRETWARAGGKDLAEKAYEQARNILAKHQPAPLPRGAEEKMTDLISEFERETGLKL; encoded by the coding sequence ATGAATTTGTTACACTTAGACGTATTAACCCACAGCAAGGTAGAAACTATACACCAGGCAACTCTGAATGTCCTTTATAATACTGGGCTGAAAGTGGCCGGCATTGAAGCATTGGAACTATTTGCCGATGCAGGTGCTGTAGTAGAAAAGATTGGAGAAGACAATATAGTAAAACTGCCTCCTCAACTTGTAGAGGACTGCATTAAGTGGGCCCCCAGAAATGTAGTTTACCAGGGTAGGATTCCCTTACTAGATTATCAGGGGGAGTGCGGAAAGCTATCTTTTACCACATTTGGTGAATGCATTGGAATTATTGATTTAAAAAGTGGGCAATTTCGTAAGTCACTGAAACAAGACTGCCAGGAGACAGCCCTTATCTGCGATTATTTTGAAGACATTAGGGTGTTCAGTCACATTGTAAATCCCTCCGATACACCATCAGTTAGTCAGTCGCTTCAAAGTGCCCAAGCTATTTTTTCCAACACACCAAAACATGCCTTTATAGATGCCAGAAGTGTAGATTCATTAAAGTTTATTTCAAAGATGGCCGAGGCTTGTCTGCAATTACCTGAGCATTCAGATATAAGAAAAATATTTACTGCTACCATCTGCCCTTTAAGCCCTCTGGTGTTAAATAAATCTTACTGTGAAATTATTATAGAATCTGCCAGGCAGGGTATTGGAATACTCATTATTCCCATGCCAATGGCTGGGGCCACATCCAGCGTTACTCTAGGGGGAACTTTAGTTGTATCCAACGCAGAAGCCCTTGGCAGCGTCGTTTTAGCCCAGTTAACTGTTAAGGGAACTCCCTGTACCTATGGGAGCGCAGCCACTATTATGGATTTAACTTTTGTAGATGCTTCCCTGGGAGCTCCAGAGTTTTCTTTACTCAGCGGAGCCGCGGCCTCCATGGCTAAGTTTTATGAACTGCCCAGCTATATTTGCAGCGGCCTTACTGACAGCAAGTTGCCCGATGCCCAGACCGGTTATGAATTTGGATACAGTGCCATGCTGTGTGGTCTTTCCCAGGCAGACTTTATAAGTGGGCTGGGAGTGCTGGAGCAGGGCCTTACCTTTGATTACGCAAAACTTCTGATGGATGTAGAAACAACAAGGTATATTTCCAAGATAAGAGGAGGCATAGATACCTTTCCCGAAAGCATTGCCCTTGATGTAATCAGTGAGATCGGGCCAGCTGGGGAATACCTCAGCCATATGCACACTTATAAGAATAGGCACTGCCAATCCAAAGTGCTGAACTATGATCGCAGAAAGAGGGAAACATGGGCCAGGGCCGGGGGAAAAGACCTGGCAGAAAAGGCTTATGAACAAGCCAGAAATATTCTTGCCAAACACCAACCAGCCCCTTTACCCAGAGGAGCTGAAGAAAAAATGACTGATCTTATTTCTGAGTTTGAAAGGGAAACAGGACTTAAATTATAG
- a CDS encoding cytosine permease — protein sequence MSIESQVNNEVVYGIIPMKKGERIYNFFDILLVTGGYAIATWCYYQGGHIATMVGLKEFLTSTFGIISLGGILLALIGIIGCRYGIDHWIYARAVFGYKGVFAILFLAIVPVWGWYAINAQMYGLSIWRILAEVGLPLSEGWVAYIALTCVIFGWWIAIRGPVAVKMATRIMVPSLFLVGVLILILVFSNASLSELSRMEPLYASSYDDLKTPYMLVNEWNLAFVFAWLPAIGVLTRLVKRERPACWGTWLGYSVIMAGFIVLGAFTGLLMGDMVGEVSTDPTEWLLHLGGPALGILSLIFIGVANITTMAIGLYSMSVSTKILKPVWSYRVVASIWAAWTGILVLWGGVWVYYETFIAIAGVICGPVIALIIADYFVVRRQKVSVRSLFSLKTGCYNFTGGFNIISAVAFVLGVISYFLTYDPITFMPKNQMFYYFTATGLATIVSFVSYVVLAYIPGLRSYVLPENKACGDIVTSKAN from the coding sequence TTGTCAATAGAATCTCAAGTAAATAATGAAGTTGTATATGGAATAATCCCCATGAAAAAGGGAGAACGAATTTACAATTTTTTTGATATTTTACTGGTTACCGGAGGGTATGCCATAGCAACATGGTGTTACTACCAGGGCGGCCATATTGCCACAATGGTGGGGTTAAAAGAATTTTTGACCAGCACCTTCGGCATCATATCTCTGGGCGGAATACTGCTCGCTTTAATTGGCATTATAGGATGCAGGTATGGTATTGATCACTGGATTTATGCCAGGGCAGTTTTTGGTTACAAAGGTGTTTTTGCTATTTTGTTTTTAGCGATTGTACCGGTCTGGGGTTGGTATGCCATCAATGCCCAGATGTACGGTTTATCTATTTGGCGGATTTTGGCGGAGGTGGGCTTACCCTTATCTGAAGGTTGGGTTGCTTATATAGCTTTAACCTGCGTTATTTTTGGCTGGTGGATAGCCATCCGGGGACCCGTTGCAGTTAAAATGGCCACCCGTATCATGGTTCCTTCACTGTTCCTGGTGGGAGTATTGATTTTAATTCTGGTTTTTAGCAATGCTTCCTTAAGCGAACTTTCCAGGATGGAACCTTTATATGCCAGCTCTTACGATGATCTCAAGACTCCTTATATGCTGGTTAACGAATGGAACTTAGCCTTTGTTTTTGCATGGCTTCCGGCAATCGGGGTTCTGACCCGACTGGTTAAGCGGGAAAGGCCTGCATGCTGGGGAACATGGCTTGGCTATTCAGTTATTATGGCAGGCTTTATTGTTCTGGGAGCTTTTACAGGTTTGTTAATGGGGGATATGGTTGGCGAGGTCAGTACCGACCCTACTGAATGGTTGTTACATTTAGGTGGTCCTGCATTAGGAATATTATCCCTTATTTTTATTGGGGTAGCCAATATAACCACCATGGCTATCGGGCTGTATAGTATGAGCGTAAGCACAAAGATTTTGAAACCCGTTTGGAGCTACAGGGTGGTTGCTTCCATCTGGGCTGCTTGGACAGGTATCCTGGTTCTGTGGGGCGGCGTTTGGGTATATTATGAAACCTTTATCGCCATCGCAGGAGTAATATGTGGTCCTGTAATTGCATTGATTATTGCTGATTACTTTGTTGTTAGAAGACAGAAAGTTTCTGTGAGATCCCTTTTCTCTTTGAAGACTGGCTGCTATAACTTTACTGGTGGCTTTAACATCATCTCTGCAGTAGCCTTTGTTCTGGGAGTTATCTCATATTTTCTAACGTACGACCCCATTACATTTATGCCAAAAAATCAAATGTTTTATTACTTCACAGCCACAGGGCTGGCAACCATTGTCAGTTTTGTCAGCTATGTTGTTTTGGCATATATACCGGGCTTACGGAGCTATGTTCTACCGGAAAATAAAGCTTGTGGAGATATAGTTACAAGCAAAGCAAATTAA
- a CDS encoding DUF3784 domain-containing protein: MIHLLIFISLILLGILIKYTKWTWLIAGYNTSPKKEKEKYDTASLCNGVGNFLFILGAVMLIGSLGEFFNTNWLISVSWILFVLAAIVFLIYANTGNRYMKSDTKDK; the protein is encoded by the coding sequence ATGATTCATCTTCTTATTTTCATTTCACTAATCCTGCTGGGAATCCTGATTAAGTATACAAAATGGACCTGGCTTATCGCAGGATATAATACATCCCCCAAGAAAGAAAAGGAAAAATATGATACTGCCTCCCTGTGTAATGGCGTAGGTAATTTTCTATTTATTCTGGGAGCCGTTATGCTTATAGGTTCATTGGGAGAATTTTTTAATACAAATTGGCTAATATCAGTAAGCTGGATATTGTTTGTGCTGGCAGCTATAGTATTCCTTATTTATGCGAATACTGGTAATCGTTATATGAAAAGCGATACGAAAGATAAATAA
- a CDS encoding ABC transporter ATP-binding protein, translated as MELLINNVSKQYKGKVWGLQDFSLKLSPGVLGLLGPNGSGKSTLMRIVATITKPTSGFVFWNGTDIVKKPDAVRADLGYLPQDFGIYPNLNAIEFLEYMAAMKGLEPKNSRKRVTELIELLNLTGVCKRAMGGYSGGLKQRVGIAQALLNDPRLLMVDEPTTGLDPEERLRFRNLLSDLSGERIVILSTHIVPDVETVATDIAIIKRGRLLSFSSPEELLGLVEGKVWEWLIPASELAGVKEKHLITQITRRSDGIHVRLINDSSPGSSAAEAIPKLEDAYIFYTRDQGGKEA; from the coding sequence ATGGAACTCCTTATAAATAATGTCAGTAAACAGTACAAAGGAAAGGTTTGGGGACTGCAGGATTTCAGCCTGAAGCTGAGTCCGGGGGTATTGGGCCTGTTGGGCCCTAACGGGTCCGGTAAATCTACACTGATGCGTATTGTTGCTACCATTACAAAACCTACTTCCGGGTTTGTTTTCTGGAATGGGACCGATATAGTAAAAAAACCAGATGCTGTCCGGGCAGATTTAGGCTACCTGCCACAGGATTTTGGGATCTATCCAAACCTAAACGCCATAGAATTTTTAGAATACATGGCTGCGATGAAAGGCCTCGAGCCAAAAAACTCACGTAAACGGGTCACGGAACTCATTGAGCTGTTAAACTTAACCGGAGTATGTAAGCGGGCTATGGGGGGCTATTCCGGAGGGTTAAAACAGCGAGTGGGCATCGCCCAGGCACTGCTAAACGATCCCCGTCTGCTAATGGTGGACGAACCCACCACCGGACTTGATCCGGAAGAGAGGCTGCGCTTCCGAAACCTGCTGTCGGATCTGAGCGGAGAAAGAATCGTAATATTGTCCACGCATATCGTCCCTGATGTAGAAACTGTGGCCACAGATATAGCTATTATTAAAAGAGGAAGGCTGCTCTCATTTTCGTCTCCGGAAGAACTGCTGGGACTGGTAGAGGGCAAGGTCTGGGAATGGTTGATACCGGCTTCTGAACTTGCGGGAGTAAAGGAAAAACACTTAATTACCCAGATAACCCGACGCAGTGACGGAATCCACGTCAGGCTGATAAATGATTCATCCCCCGGAAGCAGCGCTGCCGAAGCAATTCCTAAACTGGAAGATGCATATATCTTCTATACCAGGGATCAAGGAGGAAAAGAGGCATGA
- a CDS encoding MBL fold metallo-hydrolase has protein sequence MKMVEINLHKEHLFLQTEDIDEESITCFILTGRVNIINSNCVIIKSPEQIVIIDPGGLQSQAEYIEEIIGHYNYNNSPVYVLLTHCHIDHSYNLFRLFQQKKIKFKTIMNQVCADIFAVVINRNVLLEDFLDFKIPSYIPDIILPDISEISGSGLNVEIDICCSNNQLIYKKTSVLKEIEISSYQLIVGDIVIECLSTPGHSPDSTCFRVENVLITGDILFAANMGIAGTIGWSLKDLKHSVWALFNYLLQEEFIDAIVSGHGPIINKTQALSIIEKKISYLKILKILN, from the coding sequence ATGAAAATGGTAGAAATAAATCTGCATAAAGAACATTTATTTTTGCAAACAGAAGATATAGATGAAGAAAGTATAACGTGTTTTATATTAACCGGCAGGGTAAATATTATTAACTCCAATTGTGTTATAATAAAATCTCCAGAACAAATTGTTATTATTGACCCCGGTGGATTACAAAGTCAAGCGGAATATATTGAAGAGATTATTGGACATTATAATTATAACAATTCCCCGGTATACGTTTTGTTAACCCATTGTCATATTGATCACTCTTATAATTTATTTAGACTTTTTCAACAGAAGAAAATTAAGTTTAAGACTATAATGAACCAGGTTTGCGCAGATATTTTCGCAGTGGTAATAAACCGTAATGTATTGCTAGAAGATTTTTTGGATTTCAAGATTCCATCTTATATACCTGATATAATCTTGCCGGATATTTCGGAGATATCCGGGTCCGGGTTAAATGTAGAAATAGATATCTGCTGCAGTAATAATCAATTAATATACAAAAAGACTTCTGTCTTAAAGGAAATTGAAATAAGCAGTTACCAGTTGATCGTCGGTGATATAGTCATAGAATGTCTTAGTACTCCAGGGCATTCACCGGACAGCACTTGTTTTCGGGTCGAAAATGTTTTAATTACAGGCGATATACTTTTTGCCGCCAATATGGGGATAGCCGGGACTATTGGCTGGTCCCTTAAAGATTTAAAACATTCAGTATGGGCTCTATTTAACTATTTGCTCCAGGAAGAATTTATTGATGCTATTGTATCAGGACACGGTCCAATCATTAATAAAACTCAAGCACTATCAATAATAGAGAAAAAAATTTCTTATCTAAAAATTTTGAAGATATTAAATTAA
- a CDS encoding alpha/beta hydrolase family protein codes for MKKNHLTIFLIIIITSFLVLGCSNTDEAIMEPQNIIDETNEEIIEEVKEETKAEEEKKEEENTEVSTEPEDVTFITDDGLTIHGMLFGKGETGVILAHMFPSDQSSWYDVAVILASKGYQVLTFDFRGYGNSEGEKEIALIHRDVDAAWNFMKGKGIDKVVLIGASMGGTASMKVAAQRPAAGVVAISAPTDFRGLSAKDEVFQIKAPKLILASEGDNAAVISAEEFFVLANEPKEIKIFSGKAHGTDMLQDQQGTEVLEEILGFVDQINESM; via the coding sequence ATGAAAAAGAACCATTTAACCATATTCCTGATTATTATCATCACGAGTTTTCTTGTTTTAGGCTGCTCAAACACGGATGAAGCTATTATGGAACCCCAAAACATCATTGATGAGACAAATGAAGAAATAATAGAAGAAGTAAAAGAGGAAACGAAAGCTGAAGAAGAAAAAAAGGAAGAAGAGAATACGGAAGTATCTACTGAGCCTGAGGATGTAACTTTTATTACCGACGATGGCCTCACTATTCATGGAATGCTGTTTGGAAAAGGAGAAACAGGGGTTATTCTGGCCCATATGTTTCCCAGCGACCAGAGCAGCTGGTATGATGTGGCCGTTATTCTGGCATCTAAGGGATACCAGGTTCTTACCTTTGACTTTCGAGGATACGGAAATTCTGAGGGGGAAAAGGAGATTGCACTAATACATAGAGATGTAGATGCTGCCTGGAACTTTATGAAGGGAAAGGGCATTGATAAGGTTGTTCTCATAGGGGCCAGTATGGGAGGGACGGCATCTATGAAGGTGGCAGCTCAACGACCTGCAGCAGGTGTGGTTGCTATCTCCGCACCTACTGATTTTCGGGGGTTGAGTGCCAAAGATGAGGTCTTTCAGATTAAGGCTCCTAAACTCATTTTGGCTAGCGAAGGAGATAACGCTGCTGTAATCAGTGCCGAAGAATTCTTCGTTTTAGCAAATGAACCCAAAGAAATTAAGATTTTTTCAGGAAAAGCTCATGGTACAGACATGCTGCAAGACCAACAAGGTACGGAAGTATTGGAAGAGATTTTAGGATTTGTGGATCAAATAAACGAATCCATGTGA
- a CDS encoding trigger factor, giving the protein MKKMKKIKAIFKLMLYITLALFTYVGCSTNETFTYSHGIDENGFWKDITALDYVELCEYMGISIPRDIHEISDESVQTEVNKILADFTHEKQVKDRAVVDGDTVNIDYVGSVDGVNFDGGSTHGLGTEVTIGVTNYIDGFFEQLIQRSPGESFDIEVTFPEDYGNEEINGKDAVFKVTLNYIVEMTTPELTDDFVAENLSLYYGFDTAAEMETYVKNSLQSSAILFYVQEYIFENTAITSLPKSLLEYQENSLIYYYQDYADYNDMDFEEFLITYMGVSTTEELLKEYLDNNTETAKFNLIMQAIAEDASISVNDDDVVAHFTEFVGAQDYSELEEYYGMPYLKLMVLHQSVLDYLEDNIVMD; this is encoded by the coding sequence ATGAAAAAAATGAAAAAAATAAAAGCAATATTTAAACTTATGCTCTACATTACCCTTGCGCTATTCACTTATGTAGGCTGCTCTACCAATGAAACGTTTACCTACAGTCATGGCATCGATGAAAATGGCTTTTGGAAAGATATTACAGCACTTGATTATGTAGAACTGTGTGAGTATATGGGAATATCGATACCAAGAGATATTCATGAGATTTCGGATGAATCTGTTCAAACAGAAGTTAACAAGATTTTAGCTGATTTCACCCATGAGAAGCAAGTAAAAGATCGTGCTGTAGTAGATGGTGACACTGTCAATATCGATTATGTCGGTAGCGTTGATGGCGTAAATTTTGATGGAGGCAGCACTCATGGTTTAGGCACAGAGGTTACCATCGGAGTTACAAACTATATTGATGGCTTCTTTGAACAGCTTATTCAGCGTTCTCCCGGTGAATCATTTGATATTGAGGTGACGTTCCCTGAGGATTATGGCAATGAAGAAATTAATGGAAAGGACGCTGTGTTTAAAGTAACGCTTAACTATATCGTTGAAATGACCACACCCGAATTGACCGACGATTTTGTTGCAGAAAACTTATCGTTATATTACGGCTTTGACACTGCTGCAGAGATGGAAACATATGTTAAGAACAGCTTACAAAGTTCAGCCATATTATTCTATGTACAGGAATACATTTTTGAGAATACGGCTATTACATCTCTTCCCAAAAGCCTTTTGGAGTATCAGGAAAATTCGCTGATCTACTACTATCAGGATTATGCGGATTATAACGACATGGATTTTGAGGAATTTCTGATTACTTATATGGGCGTATCAACCACTGAAGAGCTGCTTAAAGAATACCTTGATAATAATACAGAAACTGCTAAGTTCAACCTTATCATGCAGGCTATTGCTGAAGATGCCAGCATTTCCGTCAATGATGATGATGTGGTGGCACATTTCACAGAGTTTGTAGGGGCACAGGATTACTCGGAGTTAGAGGAATATTACGGCATGCCTTATCTTAAGTTAATGGTTCTCCATCAGTCAGTTCTGGATTATCTCGAAGATAACATCGTTATGGATTAA
- a CDS encoding citrate/2-methylcitrate synthase, with the protein MSNRFSQITPELLELSDLCERNSKIDPALYDRYDVKRGLRDISGKGVLAGLTEISEIVSSKNIDGKEHPCEGKLYYRGIDVENIVEGFLREDRFGFEEVAYLLMFGQLPDAQKLINFTRLLDKYRSLPTNFVRDIIMKAPSQDMMNTLARSVLTMYSYDDYADDISLPNVLRQSLQLLALFPLLAVYGYQAYCHYHDNKSLYIHAPKPELSTAENILHILRLDSQYTSLEAKILDLALVLHAEHGGGNNSSFTTHVVTSSGTDTYSTITAALGSLKGPRHGGANIKVGQMFEDMKANIKDWTNESSVADYLTRLLNKQAFDRCGLIYGMGHAVYSLSDPRANVLKRFVESLSKEKNRIEEFQLYSLVERLAPEIIGRERRIYKGVSANVDFYSGFVYNMLDLPLQLYTPLFAIARISGWSAHRLEEIVNSGKMIRPAYKAVSACQKYIPLEAR; encoded by the coding sequence ATGAGCAACCGTTTTTCTCAGATAACACCCGAATTATTAGAACTTTCAGATTTGTGTGAAAGAAATAGTAAAATTGATCCTGCGCTTTATGATCGATACGATGTAAAAAGAGGCCTTCGTGATATAAGTGGAAAAGGTGTGCTGGCTGGTTTGACGGAGATTTCCGAGATTGTCTCCTCCAAAAATATTGATGGAAAAGAACATCCTTGCGAAGGTAAACTTTATTATAGGGGTATTGATGTTGAAAATATCGTGGAAGGGTTTCTAAGAGAAGACCGCTTCGGATTTGAAGAGGTAGCCTATTTATTAATGTTCGGTCAGCTGCCCGATGCCCAGAAGTTGATCAATTTTACCCGGCTATTGGACAAATATCGTTCGCTGCCCACTAACTTCGTCCGCGATATCATCATGAAGGCTCCCAGTCAGGATATGATGAATACACTGGCTCGCAGCGTGTTGACAATGTATTCCTACGATGATTACGCCGATGACATTTCTTTACCTAACGTATTGCGACAGTCGCTGCAGTTGTTGGCCCTGTTCCCTTTACTGGCCGTGTATGGGTACCAGGCTTATTGTCACTACCATGATAACAAGAGCCTCTATATTCATGCTCCAAAACCTGAACTGTCCACAGCGGAGAATATTCTGCACATACTAAGGTTAGACAGCCAGTATACATCATTGGAAGCCAAGATACTTGACTTGGCCCTGGTACTGCATGCTGAGCACGGTGGCGGAAATAATTCTAGTTTTACAACTCATGTGGTTACTTCCTCAGGAACAGACACTTATTCCACAATTACGGCGGCACTTGGGTCACTGAAAGGGCCAAGGCACGGTGGTGCCAACATTAAAGTGGGACAAATGTTTGAGGATATGAAAGCGAATATTAAAGATTGGACCAATGAGTCCAGTGTGGCAGACTATCTCACCAGATTGTTAAATAAACAGGCATTTGATCGTTGTGGACTGATTTACGGGATGGGACATGCTGTATACTCCCTGTCTGACCCCCGTGCAAATGTGTTAAAAAGATTCGTAGAGAGCCTTTCAAAAGAGAAAAATCGTATCGAAGAATTCCAGCTTTACTCGTTGGTAGAAAGACTGGCCCCGGAAATTATCGGGAGGGAACGGCGTATTTACAAAGGAGTCAGTGCAAATGTTGACTTTTACAGCGGTTTTGTATACAATATGCTGGATCTGCCGCTGCAATTATACACGCCCTTGTTTGCCATTGCCCGCATTTCCGGATGGTCAGCTCATCGCTTAGAAGAAATTGTAAATTCCGGCAAAATGATTCGACCTGCTTATAAGGCGGTTTCAGCGTGTCAAAAATATATTCCGTTGGAAGCTCGTTAA
- a CDS encoding ABC transporter permease: MKKTIAIVSVGIRQMLADPVYIMFLIGLPIMMTWVMSFLPVEGGMYEMAALGVLVMFVALNIITSAGGYILEEKQNGTWHRILASSTSYWNIMAGYFIKLFMMAIMQSAVLLLSSKYLFGAPWNQGYLEMVVVLIVYIFTMTGLGLFLAGFLKSQGQIQAVAMAVVMIGTMLGGVFFPIDNSNTIIRVIASISPQSWAANTLKEILTVGVSLSSLLTPLLWMSVIGLLLLIGGVIKLQMEG, from the coding sequence ATGAAAAAAACAATAGCGATTGTATCAGTTGGGATTCGTCAGATGTTAGCAGACCCTGTATATATTATGTTTCTAATAGGGCTTCCAATAATGATGACTTGGGTCATGAGTTTCCTTCCTGTAGAAGGTGGAATGTATGAAATGGCTGCACTGGGAGTTTTGGTCATGTTTGTAGCCTTAAACATCATTACTTCAGCAGGGGGATATATCCTGGAGGAAAAACAAAATGGCACATGGCATAGAATTTTAGCCAGTTCCACCTCATACTGGAACATAATGGCGGGATACTTCATCAAACTATTCATGATGGCTATAATGCAGTCAGCGGTTTTGCTGCTTTCCAGTAAATATCTTTTCGGTGCGCCCTGGAACCAGGGATACCTTGAAATGGTTGTTGTATTAATAGTATATATCTTTACCATGACAGGACTTGGACTTTTTTTAGCTGGTTTTTTAAAGAGCCAAGGTCAGATTCAGGCGGTGGCTATGGCCGTAGTCATGATTGGAACCATGTTGGGGGGAGTTTTTTTCCCCATAGATAATTCAAACACTATCATCAGAGTTATTGCTTCCATATCTCCCCAAAGCTGGGCAGCCAATACGTTAAAAGAGATTTTAACCGTAGGCGTAAGCCTTTCATCTCTCTTAACACCTCTCCTTTGGATGAGTGTAATTGGACTGCTGCTTCTTATAGGTGGAGTTATTAAACTTCAGATGGAAGGATAG